The sequence below is a genomic window from Gemmatimonadota bacterium.
TCCGGCACGGGCTGAACGAACCATGCCCGTATCGTGTCTGGAGCAAGGGCGATGGGGACAGGCCCAGTCGTACGAGCGCGATGTGGTGAATGCCTCGCCGCGGATTCGCAGGGTGATCCAGGAGGGCGTGTACGACTCGATACAACGGGAGCAGACCCACGAGAGCGACCAGGGGAGGGTCTGGTCCGAGATCGCGGATGAACTGCAATCCCATCAGGCACAATCCAGCACCTCGGCCGCGACGGAAAGCCATCGGCAGATCTATCGTCGCGACAAGGCACGGGCCGCGGCGGCCCGGGAACTCAGTGAGCTCGGACCGTTGCCGGGGCAATGCGGCATCGCCGTATCCCAGGGTCGGTGGATTACGGCCGTGGAGATATTCGGCGCACGGCATCTGCTGGCGGAACATTGGGGCGCGCTCATCAAATCCCACCTGATGGAGCACCCCGTCCATACCGGACCTCCGTCGGCCGATATAGCGCTGTGGGTGATCCGCCGCTTTGCTTCCATGGCTTCCCAGGAGGCTCCGGGTGTCGGACTCGGTACCGATCTGCGACTCCGCGATAAGAAGCGAATCGGCCAGGCTTTGACGTACGAGGAATCGCTGGTGCACGGCAGTTTCTGGATGCGGCAGGCCAAGGCGGCGTGACGTTGTGGCGAGTGCAGGACCGGCCACCGCCGGCAACTCGGTATATCTTGCTCTTGTTGTCTGTTCTTGTGGTCTGTCGCGGACACCGTAATCAACTGCTTGACCCAGGTTACATCTGAATTAAAGCGCAAACTACTTGTCGTTTATCGATATTCGATATATCTAGCGGTAGAGGTAACGCTTGTGAAGTGGAGATTGTTGATTACCACTGAAAGGGAATACCTTCCATGACACGAATGAATCCTGTGCATCCCGGTGAAGTATTGAAATTCGACTTCATGGAACCTTTTGGACTGTCTTCGAACGCGTTGGCAAAGGCCGTCGGTGTAACGCCAGCCAGGATAAACGAGATCGTTCGTGGCCGCCGGGGGATTTCTGCTGAAACCGCATTGCGACTCGCCAAGTACTTCAATACGGACGCGCAGAGTTGGATGAACCTGCAGGTTCAATACGAACTGGCACAGGCGAAACGTACGGCAGCTTCAGCGCTGCGAGCCATCAGGCCACATAAAGTCGTGTGACTGTCACAGCGAGAGCGGACTGTCCAAGGTAAATGCCAAATGGTAATGAAGGTCTTGACTTAACCAGATAAAACAGTAAACTAAGTCATATAAACTTAGTCTGAATATGAAACCGAGGAACACGACCATGCGAACAGTGAACATGCACGAGGCCAAAACGCACCTGTCGAGGCTCGTCCGGGACGCTGCGAACGGTGAACCATTTATCATCGCACGGGCAGGAAAACCCGTAGTAAAGGTCATATCCGTCGACGCACCGGATCCAGGTAAAGGCGTAGAACATCGGATAGGGTTTCTGGATGGCCAGTTTTCCGTACCCGATGACTTTGACCACATGGGTTCAGCGGAAATCAAGAAGCTTTTTGAGGGCGAGCAGTGACTATTCTCCTGGATACCCAGATTCTGTTATGGACCTCGAGCGTTTCGGATCGTTTACCTGCCGAAGCAAAAGCCATGATTAGCAATCCAGCGAATGATCTGGTGTTTAGTGCGGCTTCGCTCTGGGAAGTCACCATAAAGAACGGTCTGAAGCGGGAGGACTTCAGTGTGGATCCCCATTTACTGCGGCGGAGTTTATTGGATCATGGCTACAGTGAACTGTCCATAACGGGCGCACACGCGTTATGCGTAGACCTGCTTCCAATGATACACAGGGATCCATTCGACCGCATCCTGGTTGCACAGGCTCAAATTGAAAGGATGACCCTGTTAACCACAGACGCAACGCTGGGGAAATACCCTGGCCCCATTCAAGTACTTGGTTGATAACCACGACTCGCAATCGACGAATTGCTGCAACCTGGGTCAAATGTGATACGGTTCTTATGGGCCGAAGTCCGGTTGAGTTTCCCAATCCACGAGTCCACAGAAAACAGAAAGACTGTTAAGCCGATGACCTCCCTTGCCATCACCACCCCGATGCCACCACCGGCCTGGGCACTCCTGCAGAAGGAGTCCATGAAGGCGCAGGCCCGGGCCTGCGAGTACTTCTACAGCCGTTACTTCGACGAGCAGGGATACATGCGCTGCGTGCCGCGTTGGGGCGGCGACGACGGCCCCGACGACGCCATCGAGAACCTGACCGGTTGGCCCCTGCTGTACATGATGGGTGGCCCGGAACAGTTGCTCGCCCTGAGCAACCTGGCGCAGGACGGCCATATCAAGCAGTACACCGAGGCGAAGACGGTCGACGTGCCCTTCTGCCGGGACGGGATG
It includes:
- a CDS encoding HigA family addiction module antitoxin, with amino-acid sequence MTRMNPVHPGEVLKFDFMEPFGLSSNALAKAVGVTPARINEIVRGRRGISAETALRLAKYFNTDAQSWMNLQVQYELAQAKRTAASALRAIRPHKVV
- a CDS encoding type II toxin-antitoxin system prevent-host-death family antitoxin, which encodes MRTVNMHEAKTHLSRLVRDAANGEPFIIARAGKPVVKVISVDAPDPGKGVEHRIGFLDGQFSVPDDFDHMGSAEIKKLFEGEQ
- a CDS encoding type II toxin-antitoxin system VapC family toxin is translated as MTILLDTQILLWTSSVSDRLPAEAKAMISNPANDLVFSAASLWEVTIKNGLKREDFSVDPHLLRRSLLDHGYSELSITGAHALCVDLLPMIHRDPFDRILVAQAQIERMTLLTTDATLGKYPGPIQVLG